Genomic window (Curtobacterium sp. MCLR17_007):
GTGGACCCCGGGGAGGTCGACGCCAGTGCGGACGTCATGCGCCGGACACCGCAGTCAGGCGGAAGGTCCTTGCGGCCATCGCACGGTCGCCGGCCGTGGTCACCCGGAGGGTCCCGTGTTCGGCGTCCCAAGTGGTCGGCCAGGCGTCCAGGGCGGTCGGGAAGACGGTCGTCACCGTGACGTCCCGACCCGCGAGTGCCGGCACCGGCACGTCGATCGTGTCGGGGGCACCGTCCTGTCTCCACAGGGTGAGGACCCGTTCGTAGCCGTCGGCGACCGCGAGCGCGAGCCACGGCTCGTCGCGCTGGTCGAGTCCGAGCGGCCAGGAGGGCGTTCCCGAGCGCAGGAGCGGTCGCAGACCCTTGTGCACGCGGACCGCTTCCGCTGTCAGGGCGGTCTGCTGCTCGTCGAGTTCGTCGAGGAACCCGGACAGGTAGAAGCGTCCGATGATCCCGGTCGCGAGCGTGAACGCGGTCGTCTCCGCGGTCATCCCACGCGCCGGGTACGCCCAGTTCGCGGCCTGCTCGGGGAGCATCGAGAACGGTGCGGACGCGGCGATCGCCGCGTAGAGGTCGACCTCCTGCTGGTCGCTCGTCGACTGCAGTTGCAGGACCGAGAGCATCGCCCAGTCGGCGCGCATGGCGCCGGAGCCACAGTTCTCGAGCACGACCGAGGGGTGCCGGTCGAGGACCCCTGCGAGGAAGTCGAGGTGTGCGCGGTTGGCTTCGAGCAGGCCGGCGCCGATGCTGTCGGCTCCGATGTCGGTACCGAGACCCATGGTCACGTTGTAGTCCAGCTTGAAGTAGGTGATGCCGAACTCCTCGATGAGGCGATCGAACACCCGGTCGAGGTGCGCGCGCGCCGCTGGGTGGCGCAGGTCGAGGTGCAGTCGTTCACTCTCGACCAGTGGCAGCCCTCTGGTCTGGAAGAACGCCTCGGTGGGCAGTGTCCGGGCAGCCGGCGAGTCGACGCCGACGACCTCGGGTTCGAGCCAGATGCCCGGACGCATGCCGCGCTCACGGACGCGGTCGAAGACCTCGCCCATGCCGCCGGGGAATCGAGCCGTCGCCGGCTCCCAGGTGCCGACCGTCGTCCACCAGTCGTCGTCGTCGGAGTACCAGCCGGCGTCCATCACGAACGTGTCCGCACCCATGCGGGCGGCGCTGTCGATGAGCGGCGCGAGCTTCTCGGTCGTCGGGTCGCCCATGAGCGTGTTCATGTAGTCGTTGTAGACGACGGCCAGCTCGGTGTTGTCCGGGTGGTCCCGCCGACTGGCACGACGGAGGGTGGTCATCGCAGCGACCGCGGCGTCGAGGTCGTCACCGAACGCCAGCGACACCGGCACGGAACGGAACGACCTGCCGGGTTCGAGGACCGCGACCCACTGGTGGTCGTCGTCGGTCGGTCCGCTGAGGGCGAGCGAGGTGCCCTCACGGTTCTCGGCGAGGTCGAACCGCCACCCGCCGTTGTGCTCCACCTGCCACGTGACCGCTGCGCCGTCACCGGTGTTCCAGAGCGCTCCGCCAGCGAGGTACGTCCCGGTCGACCAGGTGCCCGTCGAGGCGAACGTGACGTGCCCGCGGCTCCCCACGCCGCGGTGGGACATCCCGATGTCCTCGAGTCCCGACGCGCGGAGCGGAGCGACGTGCCACCGGGACTCGCCCATCCAGTCGTTGCGGGCGGTGGCGAGCGTGAACGCGACCGGGTCGGAGGATCCGGCAGCTCCGAGCGCGACGTGCAGGGCCATGCTCGCGACGGAACGGAGCGTTCGTGCCCCGGCGGCGTTCGCCGGGTTCCGGACCTCGACGGACGACCGGACCGCACGACCGGTGGGCGGCACGGACAACCGCACCCGTGCCTCCAGTCCGGGTCCCGTGACGGAGCCGAGCCGACGCGCCGGACCGTCCTCGGTTTCCCGCGCGACGACCGTCAGTTCGGACCAGCCGCCGGACAGCGTCCGCACCTCGTGCTCGACGTACCGGAGTCGACCGCTCAGCTCCCCGTAGGTGATCCGCGATGACGACGGGTTGTGCCCGGAGTCGCTCGTGACGACCTCGATGAGCGGCTGTCCCCCGGGCAGGTCGACGGTGGCGCCTCGCGGGCCGCACCGCAGGAGCCGCGGTGCGGTGTCGTCCTCGGCGATTACCACGACCTCGAGCTCGTCGTTGCCGAATTCAATGCGCGTGCTCACGCGACGGCCTCCGCTTCAGCCTGCTCGAGGCGGAGCGACCAGTACGCGCCGTCCGGGTACGCGTACTCTTCGACGCTCTCGGGGAACATCTCGGCGCTGTACCCGGCGGCGTCGGGCAGGACGTACGCGCCGTCCTCAACGATGCAGGGCGCGGTGAAGTGCTCGTGCAGGTGGTCGACGAACTCCGTCACGCGGCCGTCCAGCGAGGCCGAGACCGCGACGTAGTCGAAGATCGACAGGTGCTGCACGAGTTCGCACAGACCGACGCCGCCGGCGTGCGGGCAGACCGGCACGCCGAACTTCGCGGCCATGAGGTAGACCGTGACGACCTCGTTGATGCTCGCCAGACGAGCAGCGTCGAGCTGGCAGAAGTCGATCGCGCCGAGCTGGAACATCTGCTTGAAGAGCACACGGTTCATGCCGTGCTCACCGGTCGCGACACCGATCGGCGCGACGGACCGACGGATCGTGGCGTGCCCGACCGCGTCGTCCGGGCTGGTCGGCTCCTCGATCCACAGCGGCCGGAACTCGGCGAGGGCGCCGACCCACTCGATCGCCTGGTCGACGTCCCACACCTGGTTCGCGTCGATCATGAGGTTCGCGTCGTCACCGAGGACCTCACGAGCGATCCGGCATCGGCGGACGTCATCGGCGAGGTCGGCGCCGACCTTGAGCTTGACGTGCTTGTACCCCGCGTCGACCGCCTCCTGGCAGAGAGCACGGAGCTTGTCGTCCGAGTAACCCAGCCATCCGGCGCTGGTGGTGTAGCAGGGGTACCCCGTCCCGTCGAGCTCACGGATGCGCGCGTCACGTGTCGAGACCTGCGCCTCGAGGAGCGCGACGGCCTCGTCCTTCGACAGCACGTCGGTGACGTACTGGAAGTCGGCCAGGTCCACGAGTTCCCGCGGGGAGAAGCTGAGCAGGAAGCGCCACAACGGCAGGCCCGCCCGCCTGGCAGCAAGGTCCCACACCGCGTTCATGACCGCGGCAAGTGCCAGGTGTTCGACGCCCTTGTCCGGGCCCAGCCAGCGCAGCTGCGAGTCGGACTTCAGGTCGCGGTAGGTGGCACCCAGATCGCCGGTGACGTCGTCGAGCTCACGCCCGAGGAGCGGCTTCGCGCGGAGCTCGGCAGCACTGACACAGATGTCGTTCCCGCGACCGATCGTGAACGTGAACCCGAAGCCGCGCAGGGTCGGGTCGCTCGTCTCGATGGTGACGTAGGTGGCGGAGTAGTCGCCGTCCTTGTTCATGGCATCGGATCCGGCGGCGCTGAGCGAGGTGGGGAAGCGGACGTCGGTGACGCGGACGTTGGTGATGAACGTCATGCGCAGCTCTTTCTGTTGGACGTGGTGGAGATGGTGGTCCGGGGCGGCGCGTTGCGCCGCCCCGGCTCGCGGTCAGCGCCGCGTCACTGCGCTTGCGCTTCGGCCTTCTTCACCGCCGCTTCGTAGTCCGACGACCCGTTCGAGCCGTTCTTGAGGTTGTCGGTCAACGCGGTGTTGAAGATTGTTAGGGCGATCGGGGAGTTCTGACCGGAGTAGAAGGTCGGTGCCTGCTCTGCGACCGGTCCGAGGATGCTGTTAATGACCTGACCACCGAAGAACTTGTCCGGCTGGGTCATCTCGGTGGACTTATACGAGGAGGGGGTCGACGGGAAGAGCCCGTCCTGCGCGTAGCCCTTCGTCTGGTTCTCCGGGCTGGTCAGGTACTCGGCGATCTCCGTGGCGAGCTTCGGGTTCTTCGATGCCTTGAACACCGAGAGCGACGATCCACCCGCCGCAGACGCCCCACCAGGAGGCGTGGCGACCCGCCACTTCCCCGACTGGCCAGCGGCCGCCTCCTGCACGAGCGGCGCCTGGTAGGCCGGTCCCACCCAGCCGACGAGCTTGTTCTGCGCTACGCCGGCGTTCCAGTCCTGCTCGTACGGGCTCACGTCCAGGCAGAGCTTGTCTTTGTTCCACTCTGTGGCGCGGATGAACGCTTCCTTGTTCACAGCCGTATCGGGCTCGTACGTCTTCCCGTTCTTCGAGTAGTAGTAGTAGCCCGCCGCGCGCACGGCGGGTGCGTAGACCGAGTCCTGGGTGTCGTCACAGATGTACTGGCCGGTGCTCGCGAGCTTCTCCGCGAGCTGCTTGTAGCCGTCCCACGTGGCCACTTCCTTGCCGACCGCGTCCGGCTCGGACGGTAGACCAGCTTGCTCCATCACGTCTGCGCGGTAGAAGAAGCCCGCCGGACCGATGTCGATCGGAATACCGATCTGCTTGCCGTCCGGCGTCTGCCCGGCCTTCACCTTCCAGTCGAGGTAGTCGTTCGCCACTTTCTTGAACCCGTAGTCGTCGACGTTCACGATCTTGTCGGTCGCGGTGGCGAGGTTCGAGAGCGTCGCGACCGCGATGTCGGGCACGCCGGAGTTCGAGCGCAACGCGGAGGCGATCTTCGTGTCGACGTCGGGGGTCTGGATGAGCGTAATCTTTGCGTCCGGGAACTTTTCCTTGACGGTCTTGATGCCAGCGGAGGGCAACGAGCCCGGTCGGTACCAGACGGTGATGTCGTTGGATGAGCCGCCGGATCCGGAGGCGCAGCCGGTCAACGATGCGAGGAGAACGCCGCCGGCGACGAACGCCAGGGCCTTCGAAAGCGGGTGCTTCACGAGGGAGCCTTCTTCCTTGAGGGGTGTGGAGCAGATGGGGGACGTGGGTCAGCCCTTGACCGCGCCGCCGGCGACGTTCTCGAGGATCGTCTTGCGGAGGAACACGAACAGGAGCACGAGAGGGAGGGTGGCGACGAGCGTGCCTGCCATGACCACCGAGTAGTCAATCGAGCCGTAGTTGCCCTTGAGCTGCTGGATCGCGATGGGCAGTGTGAACTGGCTGGGCTGTCCGAGCACGAGCAGCGGCCACAGGTAGTCGTTCCATGTCCACATCACCTGGAAGATCCCGAGCGCGACGAGCGACGGACGCATCGCCGGGAGGCCGATGCTCCAGAAGGTGCGGAAGAAGCCGGCTCCGTCAATCGATGCGGCGTCGATGACCTCCTGCGGGATGCTCGCGATCGACGCCTGCCGCATCCAGAACACGGCGAACGCGGTCACGGCGTTCGGGATGATCAGCGGCAGGAACGTGTTCAACCAGCCGAGCTGCGCGTAGATCTGGAAGAGCGGCACGATCGAGACGCCGGTGGGGAGCACGAGGGTGATCAGCAGGATGCCGAACAGCTTGCCGTTCCCGGGAAACCGACGCTTCGCGAAGGTGTAACCGGCGAGGGCTGCCAGGAAGAGCTGGATCACCGAGGTCGTAATGGTCAGCCATGTCGAGTTGAAGAAGGCGAGCCAGAAGCCGGAGCCGTTGACCGCCTTCGCGAAGTTCGAGAAAAAGTCGGTGCCCGGCCAGAGCCGCGGCGGGAATGAGTACATGTCCGACGTCGACGTGGTCGCCATGACGACGAGCCAGTAGAACGGGAACGCGAAGAGCACGAGACCGATGATCAGCACGACGTGGGTGCTCACGCGACCCGCCCGGAGCGGCGCACGTCGAGACTTCGCGACGACGGGCTGACGTCGTTGGACCGGACGCTGGCGCAGGTTGTCGATGATCACGGTCAGTCCTCCATCGGGTTCTTGAGGAAGCGGTAGCTGATGGCGGCGATGATGAGCAGGATGATGAACGTCGCCCAGCCGATGACCGTCGCGTAGCCGAGGTCCTGGTGGACCGGCGACGAGAAGCCCGCTGATCCCGGACCACCGAGGTACTGGTACTGCAGCAGGAGCATGGTCTGACCGGCGTTGCCAGGACCGTTCGTGCCGGCGAAGAGCAGCTGTGGTTCGGTGAAGAGCTGGAGACCGCCGATGGTGCCGGTCAGGCTCACGAAGATGACCGTCGGCCGGAGCATGGGGATGGTGATGGAGCTGAGGATCCGGGTTGGCCCCGCACCGTCGATGCGGGCCGCTTCATACAGCGAGCCGTCGATCGAGCTCAGGCCGGCCATGAAGATGACTAGGAAGTACCCGAAACCGCGCCAGATGATCATCAGAGCGATCACCACTCGCGTGGCCCACGGGTCGTTGAGGAAGTCGGTGGTCGGCAGGCCGACCAGCTGGGCGAGGAAGTTCACGATTCCGAAGCGGGTGCTGAACACCGCCTGGAACACCACCGCGACGACGACGAGCGACGTCACCTGCGGCAGGAAGAACGCGGCCTGGTAGAACGCCCGACCGCGGAGCCGAGGCTGCGAGAGGAGCACGGCGGCCACCAGGGCCCCGAGTACGACCGGGACCTGGCCCATCACGAAGATCACGATCGTGTTGCCCGCAGCGAAGAGGAACTCGCCGCTGCTGAACAGGCGCACCCACTGGTCCAGCCCCACGTACTGCGAGGCGCCGAGGCCGTCCCACTTCTGCGTGCTGAGGTACCCGGCGTAGATCAACGGGATGATCGAGAAGCACGCGAAGATGATGAAGAACGGCGCTACCGAGACGTACTCGCGCCAGTAGCCGATCAGCCCTCGTCGAGCGGTTCGCATCTGACACCTCCTTTGGTTCAGCTTTCGGTGACAGTAACGAGCGCGGCGCGGCAGCGCAAGCAAAACATGGGATGAATTTTCTAAGCTGTGCGGATCGAGGGTTGATCGACCCCGTTTTGACCGTCATGCATAGGATGAATCCACGCCGTCCGACGAAGAACTGGAGCTCGCCATGCGCGCCGCGATCGACCTGAACCGCCCCGCGAAGGACTTCAGCGAGGCCTTCCTCCTCGGCAACGGTTCCCTCGGTGCCGCCGTCCGCGGACGCGCCGGGCACGAGCGGATCGACCTGAACCGGGACACGCTGTGGTCGGGCGGTCCGGGCGCGACCCCGAGCACACCGTCCGACCCGGCGGCGGCGGTCGCGGCGCTCCGGGACGCGATCCGCGACGAGCGGTGGGCCGACGCGGAGGCCGCGGGCACGGCGCTGCAGAGCGACCGGTGGACGCAGTCGTACCAACCCGTCGGGCACCTCGCGTGGCACTGGACCGACGAGGTCGCCGACGACGGGTACCGCCGCACCCTCGACCTCGCGGGCGCCGTGGCCACGGCCACGGTGGGTGGGGCGCCGGACGCGGCCCGGACGTCCGTCTTCGTCTCCCGCCCCGCCGACGTCGTCGTCGCGGAGGCCGTGACCACCGCGTACGGGGCCGGACCGGACTTCGTCAGCCCCCACCCGGTCGACGAGCTCGGCGACGCGGTCCCGCCGACGGCCGGTCCGGTGCCGGACGGTCTGACCCTGCGCACCTGGGGTGGACGGGCTCCCGCGGACGTCGTGCCGCAGTACGTCGACGACCACCCTGCGCCCGTCCGGTACGCCGACGACGCCCCCGACGCCGACGGCCTCGTCGACCTCGGCACGGGCTTCGCGGTCGCGGTCGGGCAGCAGCGCACGGGCACCGACACCGTCCGGCTCGTCATCGCCGTCGTCGACGGGTTCCGCGGACGCACGGAGCGCCCCTCGGCCGACCTCGACGCGCTCCGCGCCGAGGCGGTGTCGCGCGTGGTTGCGGCCGCCCGTCGGAGCACCGACGAGCTCCGGGGCGAGCACGTCGCCGAGCACCGGTCGTGGTTCGACCGCGCCACGCTCGAGCTCGGCGACGGCGGCGGCGACGCGTACGACACGGCCGCCGCCCGCGACG
Coding sequences:
- a CDS encoding enolase C-terminal domain-like protein — its product is MTFITNVRVTDVRFPTSLSAAGSDAMNKDGDYSATYVTIETSDPTLRGFGFTFTIGRGNDICVSAAELRAKPLLGRELDDVTGDLGATYRDLKSDSQLRWLGPDKGVEHLALAAVMNAVWDLAARRAGLPLWRFLLSFSPRELVDLADFQYVTDVLSKDEAVALLEAQVSTRDARIRELDGTGYPCYTTSAGWLGYSDDKLRALCQEAVDAGYKHVKLKVGADLADDVRRCRIAREVLGDDANLMIDANQVWDVDQAIEWVGALAEFRPLWIEEPTSPDDAVGHATIRRSVAPIGVATGEHGMNRVLFKQMFQLGAIDFCQLDAARLASINEVVTVYLMAAKFGVPVCPHAGGVGLCELVQHLSIFDYVAVSASLDGRVTEFVDHLHEHFTAPCIVEDGAYVLPDAAGYSAEMFPESVEEYAYPDGAYWSLRLEQAEAEAVA
- a CDS encoding glycoside hydrolase family 36 protein, with protein sequence MSTRIEFGNDELEVVVIAEDDTAPRLLRCGPRGATVDLPGGQPLIEVVTSDSGHNPSSSRITYGELSGRLRYVEHEVRTLSGGWSELTVVARETEDGPARRLGSVTGPGLEARVRLSVPPTGRAVRSSVEVRNPANAAGARTLRSVASMALHVALGAAGSSDPVAFTLATARNDWMGESRWHVAPLRASGLEDIGMSHRGVGSRGHVTFASTGTWSTGTYLAGGALWNTGDGAAVTWQVEHNGGWRFDLAENREGTSLALSGPTDDDHQWVAVLEPGRSFRSVPVSLAFGDDLDAAVAAMTTLRRASRRDHPDNTELAVVYNDYMNTLMGDPTTEKLAPLIDSAARMGADTFVMDAGWYSDDDDWWTTVGTWEPATARFPGGMGEVFDRVRERGMRPGIWLEPEVVGVDSPAARTLPTEAFFQTRGLPLVESERLHLDLRHPAARAHLDRVFDRLIEEFGITYFKLDYNVTMGLGTDIGADSIGAGLLEANRAHLDFLAGVLDRHPSVVLENCGSGAMRADWAMLSVLQLQSTSDQQEVDLYAAIAASAPFSMLPEQAANWAYPARGMTAETTAFTLATGIIGRFYLSGFLDELDEQQTALTAEAVRVHKGLRPLLRSGTPSWPLGLDQRDEPWLALAVADGYERVLTLWRQDGAPDTIDVPVPALAGRDVTVTTVFPTALDAWPTTWDAEHGTLRVTTAGDRAMAARTFRLTAVSGA
- a CDS encoding extracellular solute-binding protein, producing MKHPLSKALAFVAGGVLLASLTGCASGSGGSSNDITVWYRPGSLPSAGIKTVKEKFPDAKITLIQTPDVDTKIASALRSNSGVPDIAVATLSNLATATDKIVNVDDYGFKKVANDYLDWKVKAGQTPDGKQIGIPIDIGPAGFFYRADVMEQAGLPSEPDAVGKEVATWDGYKQLAEKLASTGQYICDDTQDSVYAPAVRAAGYYYYSKNGKTYEPDTAVNKEAFIRATEWNKDKLCLDVSPYEQDWNAGVAQNKLVGWVGPAYQAPLVQEAAAGQSGKWRVATPPGGASAAGGSSLSVFKASKNPKLATEIAEYLTSPENQTKGYAQDGLFPSTPSSYKSTEMTQPDKFFGGQVINSILGPVAEQAPTFYSGQNSPIALTIFNTALTDNLKNGSNGSSDYEAAVKKAEAQAQ
- a CDS encoding sugar ABC transporter permease; protein product: MRTARRGLIGYWREYVSVAPFFIIFACFSIIPLIYAGYLSTQKWDGLGASQYVGLDQWVRLFSSGEFLFAAGNTIVIFVMGQVPVVLGALVAAVLLSQPRLRGRAFYQAAFFLPQVTSLVVVAVVFQAVFSTRFGIVNFLAQLVGLPTTDFLNDPWATRVVIALMIIWRGFGYFLVIFMAGLSSIDGSLYEAARIDGAGPTRILSSITIPMLRPTVIFVSLTGTIGGLQLFTEPQLLFAGTNGPGNAGQTMLLLQYQYLGGPGSAGFSSPVHQDLGYATVIGWATFIILLIIAAISYRFLKNPMED
- a CDS encoding carbohydrate ABC transporter permease gives rise to the protein MIIDNLRQRPVQRRQPVVAKSRRAPLRAGRVSTHVVLIIGLVLFAFPFYWLVVMATTSTSDMYSFPPRLWPGTDFFSNFAKAVNGSGFWLAFFNSTWLTITTSVIQLFLAALAGYTFAKRRFPGNGKLFGILLITLVLPTGVSIVPLFQIYAQLGWLNTFLPLIIPNAVTAFAVFWMRQASIASIPQEVIDAASIDGAGFFRTFWSIGLPAMRPSLVALGIFQVMWTWNDYLWPLLVLGQPSQFTLPIAIQQLKGNYGSIDYSVVMAGTLVATLPLVLLFVFLRKTILENVAGGAVKG